From the genome of Coriobacteriia bacterium, one region includes:
- the uvrB gene encoding excinuclease ABC subunit UvrB produces MPAQTSGQITPYEDTPASAGVHVASETAAPRDGGPDSGALPRVERFGGELRRFGQEGGDAAFQVVSPFEPTGDQPQAIEKLAQGLRDGLRYQTLLGVTGSGKTFTMAKTIEAVGRPALIMEPNKTLAAQVASELRDFFPNNTVVYFVSYYDYYQPEAYVPQTDTYIEKDSSINEDIEKLRHQATASLLSRRDVIVVASVSCIYGIGSPQDYAGLAPNVDKKVPLERDDFIHNLIDILYDRDDYDLHRGTFRVRGDVVDVFPPYAEHPLRISFFGDEVEDIFEIDEVTGEVRASYDAIPIWPASHYVTERPKVNHALLTIEDEEQARVAEFKQAGKLLEAQRLQQRTDYDLEMLQTMGFCSGIENYSRHLDGRKPGEPPYTLIDYFPKDMVCIIDESHVTLPQIRGMHEGDRSRKITLIEHGFRLPSALDNRPLRFDEFEARIPQFVYVSATPGDYEERVTQQTVEQIIRPTGLLDPKIDVRPIRGQIDDLIAECKAHAAAHERVLVTTLTKRMAENLTDHLLDEGIRCTYMHSDTATMDRVEILRKLRVGEIDVLVGINLLREGLDIPEVSLVAILDADKEGFLRNRRSLIQTMGRAARNVSGQVIMYADVITDSMRAAIDETMRRRTIQEAYNTEHHIEPRSVQKAMSDITSFITEAAQTLGDKQRSKGDELGHGEFFTPSSDEGDDNLTPEMRSTAQRVADELSKLGPDEVARIMSSIEESMMAASEKLDFEEAARLRDQLVRLKARVEGTDEVDVIKSLKRTARKSSGVGATGTAKRFNRHAKH; encoded by the coding sequence ATGCCCGCGCAAACATCTGGGCAGATAACTCCATACGAGGACACTCCTGCCTCTGCAGGAGTCCATGTCGCATCGGAGACTGCGGCGCCTCGGGATGGGGGGCCTGACTCCGGTGCTCTTCCTCGTGTCGAGCGCTTCGGCGGCGAGCTACGTCGTTTCGGCCAGGAGGGCGGGGATGCCGCGTTTCAGGTTGTTTCGCCGTTTGAGCCGACGGGTGACCAGCCTCAGGCTATCGAGAAGCTCGCCCAGGGCCTGCGCGACGGCCTGCGCTATCAGACGCTGCTCGGCGTCACGGGCAGCGGCAAAACGTTCACGATGGCAAAGACCATCGAGGCTGTCGGGCGTCCCGCGCTCATCATGGAGCCGAATAAAACGCTGGCAGCGCAGGTGGCAAGCGAGCTGCGCGATTTCTTCCCGAACAACACCGTCGTCTACTTCGTCTCGTACTACGATTACTACCAGCCCGAGGCCTATGTTCCGCAGACGGATACGTACATCGAGAAGGACTCCTCCATCAACGAGGACATCGAGAAGCTTCGTCACCAGGCTACGGCAAGCCTGCTGTCGCGGCGTGACGTCATCGTTGTGGCGAGCGTCAGCTGCATCTACGGCATCGGCTCCCCGCAGGACTACGCCGGCCTGGCGCCCAACGTCGACAAGAAGGTTCCGCTCGAGCGCGACGACTTCATCCACAACCTCATCGACATCCTGTACGACCGCGACGACTACGACCTACATCGTGGCACGTTTCGCGTGCGCGGTGACGTCGTCGACGTGTTTCCGCCGTACGCGGAACACCCGCTGCGGATCAGCTTCTTCGGTGATGAGGTCGAGGACATCTTTGAGATCGACGAGGTCACGGGCGAGGTGCGCGCTTCCTACGACGCCATCCCCATCTGGCCGGCGTCTCACTACGTCACGGAACGCCCCAAGGTCAACCACGCCCTGCTGACGATCGAAGACGAGGAGCAGGCCCGCGTCGCCGAGTTCAAGCAGGCTGGCAAGCTGCTTGAGGCGCAGCGCCTGCAGCAGCGCACCGACTACGACCTCGAGATGCTCCAGACGATGGGCTTCTGTAGTGGCATCGAGAACTACTCGCGTCACCTCGACGGGCGCAAGCCGGGCGAGCCGCCCTACACGCTCATCGACTATTTCCCCAAAGACATGGTCTGCATCATCGACGAGAGCCACGTGACGCTGCCTCAGATTCGCGGCATGCACGAGGGCGATCGCTCGCGCAAGATCACCCTCATCGAGCATGGCTTTCGCCTGCCGAGTGCCCTGGACAACCGCCCGCTGCGTTTCGATGAGTTCGAGGCGCGCATCCCGCAGTTTGTCTACGTCTCCGCCACGCCGGGCGACTACGAGGAGCGCGTGACCCAGCAGACCGTCGAGCAGATAATCCGCCCGACGGGCCTGCTCGACCCCAAGATCGACGTGCGCCCCATTCGCGGCCAGATCGACGACCTCATCGCCGAGTGCAAGGCACACGCCGCGGCCCACGAACGCGTGCTTGTGACGACGCTGACGAAGCGCATGGCGGAGAACCTGACGGATCACCTGCTCGACGAAGGGATCCGCTGCACGTACATGCACTCGGACACGGCGACGATGGACCGCGTCGAAATCTTGCGCAAGCTACGTGTGGGCGAGATCGACGTGCTCGTGGGTATCAACCTACTGCGCGAAGGCCTCGACATCCCCGAGGTGAGCCTTGTCGCTATCCTCGACGCCGACAAGGAAGGTTTTCTGCGCAACAGACGTTCGCTCATTCAGACGATGGGTCGTGCGGCGCGAAACGTGTCCGGCCAGGTCATCATGTACGCCGACGTCATCACCGACTCCATGCGTGCTGCCATCGACGAGACGATGCGCCGTCGCACGATTCAGGAAGCGTACAACACGGAGCACCACATCGAGCCGCGCAGCGTACAGAAGGCGATGAGCGATATCACGAGCTTCATCACCGAGGCCGCGCAGACGCTGGGCGACAAGCAGCGCAGCAAAGGTGACGAGCTCGGGCACGGTGAGTTCTTCACGCCGTCCTCTGACGAAGGCGACGATAACCTCACGCCCGAGATGCGCTCGACGGCGCAGCGCGTGGCTGACGAGCTGTCGAAGCTCGGCCCCGACGAGGTGGCTCGTATCATGAGCTCCATCGAGGAGTCGATGATGGCAGCCTCTGAGAAGCTCGACTTCGAGGAGGCGGCGCGCCTGCGCGACCAGCTCGTGCGGCTCAAGGCGCGCGTCGAGGGGACGGACGAGGTGGACGTTATCAAAAGCCTCAAGCGCACGGCGCGCAAGAGCTCGGGAGTGGGCGCCACGGGCACGGCGAAGCGTTTTAATCGACACGCGAAGCACTAG
- a CDS encoding molybdenum cofactor biosynthesis protein MoaE — translation MAQERPSVDQWLAEAQADESAAGCGMYLTHVGTVRQSPKQLVRQGVDDGTHVVGMNFSYDEAKVNAAIEATRAMEGIGYVRVWLNSGELTVGDPIMQVLIGGDIRPRVIDALQSLVGTIKNECVSEVEQREA, via the coding sequence ATGGCTCAGGAGCGTCCGTCTGTCGATCAATGGCTTGCCGAGGCGCAGGCCGACGAGTCCGCCGCTGGTTGCGGTATGTACCTCACGCACGTTGGCACCGTGCGCCAGTCGCCCAAGCAGCTCGTGCGCCAGGGGGTTGACGATGGTACGCACGTTGTCGGCATGAACTTCTCCTATGACGAGGCCAAGGTCAACGCTGCCATCGAGGCGACGCGTGCCATGGAGGGCATCGGCTACGTACGCGTGTGGCTCAACTCCGGTGAGCTCACGGTGGGCGACCCCATCATGCAGGTGCTTATCGGTGGTGACATTCGCCCCCGCGTTATTGACGCCCTGCAGTCGCTCGTGGGCACGATCAAAAACGAGTGCGTCAGCGAGGTCGAGCAACGCGAGGCGTAA
- a CDS encoding sigma-70 family RNA polymerase sigma factor, with protein MTRRSKHPIVRSERFVTDAMRAWGDAVWGLALACTGSRADADDVYQDVFLSLARNGTDLSDGEHLKAWLLRVTINRCREFGRMARRHRSMSLDKLTIEPEDPGAAEGFSQVEREEVWQAVRQLRPKYREVIHLHYQEGMDCSAIAQILGIPASTVATRLQRARTQLRMKLGDEWP; from the coding sequence GTGACCAGACGCAGCAAACACCCCATCGTGCGCAGCGAGCGCTTCGTCACCGACGCGATGCGGGCGTGGGGAGACGCAGTATGGGGACTCGCCTTGGCATGCACCGGATCGCGTGCCGATGCCGACGACGTCTACCAGGACGTCTTTCTCAGCCTAGCGCGCAACGGCACCGACCTATCCGACGGGGAGCACCTCAAGGCCTGGCTGCTGCGCGTCACGATCAACCGCTGCCGCGAGTTCGGTCGTATGGCACGGCGTCACCGGAGCATGAGTCTCGACAAGCTGACGATCGAACCGGAAGACCCGGGTGCCGCAGAGGGATTCTCGCAGGTAGAGCGTGAGGAAGTGTGGCAGGCAGTCAGGCAACTTCGACCGAAGTACCGTGAGGTCATTCACCTTCACTACCAGGAGGGTATGGACTGCTCAGCCATCGCTCAAATACTCGGCATCCCTGCCTCCACAGTCGCAACGCGCCTGCAGCGGGCTCGCACGCAACTCCGGATGAAACTGGGAGACGAATGGCCATGA
- a CDS encoding sigma-70 family RNA polymerase sigma factor, protein MWKLALVRTGSRADADDVYQDVFLRLACDGTEFADEGHLKAWLLRVTINRCRELSRMAWRRRNVSLDALTVEPSDPQADGEFDAAEIAELWQAVGRLKAKYREVIHLRYREELSCEQIAHVLGTNVSTVRTRLQRAHKQLEAMLGGQR, encoded by the coding sequence GTGTGGAAGCTCGCCTTGGTACGCACCGGGTCGCGCGCCGACGCCGACGACGTCTACCAGGACGTTTTTCTGCGCTTGGCCTGCGACGGCACCGAGTTTGCTGATGAAGGACACCTCAAAGCCTGGCTGCTGCGCGTCACGATCAACCGGTGCCGCGAGCTTAGCCGCATGGCATGGCGCCGTCGCAACGTTTCGCTGGACGCATTGACGGTCGAACCGTCCGATCCACAGGCCGATGGAGAGTTTGACGCCGCCGAGATAGCGGAGCTCTGGCAGGCCGTCGGACGGCTTAAAGCGAAATATCGCGAGGTCATCCACCTCAGGTATCGCGAAGAGCTCAGCTGCGAGCAGATAGCGCACGTCCTTGGAACGAACGTCTCCACCGTGCGCACACGCCTCCAGCGAGCCCACAAGCAACTCGAAGCAATGTTGGGAGGCCAGCGATGA
- a CDS encoding sigma-70 family RNA polymerase sigma factor has product MARNSRRFATGRRDDAFLLEAMRLWGPSVYRLAAVRTGSHADADDVYQDVFLRLACDDTAFADDEHLKAWLLRVTINRCRELGRFAWKRRTTPMDALLVEPIDPGLTPEETLIAAEENARVARDAARLWRALARLKPAYREVIHLAYYENLTSEQIAGIVGSAPSTVRTRLQRARAKLRTLLEGASR; this is encoded by the coding sequence ATGGCACGCAACAGCCGGCGGTTCGCCACGGGCAGGCGCGACGACGCGTTTTTACTTGAGGCGATGCGGCTGTGGGGTCCGAGCGTCTATCGGCTCGCCGCCGTGCGTACCGGCTCGCACGCCGACGCCGACGACGTCTACCAGGACGTCTTTCTACGCCTGGCCTGCGACGACACCGCGTTCGCCGACGATGAGCACCTCAAGGCGTGGCTGCTGCGCGTCACGATCAACCGCTGTCGTGAGCTAGGGCGGTTCGCCTGGAAACGCAGAACCACCCCGATGGATGCCCTGCTCGTCGAGCCCATCGACCCCGGTCTCACGCCGGAGGAAACACTGATCGCTGCCGAGGAAAACGCTCGCGTAGCTCGGGACGCCGCACGTCTGTGGCGAGCGCTCGCCCGGCTCAAACCCGCGTATCGCGAGGTCATCCATCTCGCTTACTACGAGAACCTCACCAGCGAGCAAATCGCTGGCATCGTCGGCAGCGCGCCCTCGACCGTGCGCACCCGACTGCAGCGCGCCCGGGCAAAGCTCCGGACTCTGCTGGAAGGAGCATCGCGATGA
- a CDS encoding GTP 3',8-cyclase MoaA: MSTSTPTETGVAGEPIVSAGPQAGTDGQPGAGRNAAVASRGIDDFGRRIDYLRIAITDRCNYRCVYCMPEGGVNLMSHERMLSYEEIVRFVRVATEFGIKHLRLTGGEPLARKGCVELAAMLSALPGIEDIAITTNGPLLPKLAKPLVEAGVSRVNISLDSLDAETFHAVTRVGHLSDALAGIDAALEAGFKTVKINCVAVRSLKQDILGMAKLSVDRPLHVRFIEYMPIGSDDMNLLTQGGSEALGHDRESPRISVADWSAHDTIPSDELRDMISELGVADGVGPLLPASKDRPTGYGPADYWKFAGSQGTVGFISAMSNHFCKTCNRLRLTADGCIRPCLFSDAEVHVRDALRAGDDEAVRAAFREALRIKPDAHHTEGTERYMSQIGG; the protein is encoded by the coding sequence ATGAGCACCAGCACGCCCACCGAAACCGGTGTCGCCGGCGAGCCCATCGTCAGCGCAGGCCCACAGGCCGGCACTGACGGACAGCCGGGCGCAGGCCGCAATGCTGCCGTCGCGTCCCGAGGCATCGACGACTTCGGCCGCCGCATCGACTACCTGCGCATCGCCATCACGGACCGGTGCAACTACCGCTGCGTCTACTGCATGCCCGAAGGTGGCGTCAACCTGATGAGCCACGAGCGCATGCTCTCCTACGAGGAGATCGTGCGCTTTGTACGCGTGGCGACGGAGTTCGGCATCAAACACCTGCGCCTCACCGGCGGCGAACCACTCGCTCGCAAGGGATGCGTCGAGCTTGCAGCCATGCTCTCGGCGCTGCCCGGCATCGAGGACATTGCCATCACAACGAACGGCCCACTGCTGCCCAAGCTCGCCAAGCCGCTCGTCGAGGCCGGCGTGTCGCGCGTCAACATCTCGCTCGACTCGCTCGACGCCGAGACGTTCCATGCCGTGACGCGCGTCGGCCACCTTTCCGATGCGCTCGCCGGCATCGACGCCGCGCTCGAGGCCGGCTTCAAGACTGTTAAGATCAACTGCGTCGCCGTGCGCTCGCTCAAGCAGGACATACTCGGCATGGCGAAGCTCTCCGTCGACCGTCCGCTGCACGTGCGCTTCATCGAGTACATGCCTATCGGCAGCGACGACATGAACCTGCTGACGCAGGGCGGCTCTGAGGCACTTGGTCATGACCGCGAGAGCCCACGCATCAGTGTGGCCGACTGGAGCGCGCACGACACGATACCCTCTGACGAGCTGCGCGACATGATCTCCGAGCTCGGCGTCGCCGACGGCGTCGGACCGCTACTGCCCGCCTCCAAGGATCGCCCCACCGGCTACGGCCCGGCAGACTACTGGAAGTTCGCCGGGTCCCAGGGCACGGTCGGCTTCATCTCGGCAATGAGCAACCACTTCTGCAAGACGTGCAACCGTCTGCGCCTGACAGCTGACGGCTGCATCCGTCCCTGCCTGTTCAGCGACGCCGAGGTCCACGTCCGCGACGCCCTGCGCGCCGGCGACGACGAGGCCGTGCGCGCCGCCTTCCGTGAGGCGCTGCGCATCAAGCCCGACGCCCACCACACAGAGGGCACCGAGCGCTACATGTCCCAGATCGGAGGCTGA
- a CDS encoding cyclic pyranopterin monophosphate synthase MoaC: MTTIESTPNPEAIPQLAPNLEPRDAYRDTLTHVDEKGDVRMVDVSDKAVTKRVAVAEGSILMHPETQAMVLEDRAKKGDVLACARVAGVMAAKRTSDLIPMCHPLPITKAKVEIEPIPARNDAEHAVENGWAPARADGLVGFHVTTTTGVTGVTGIEMEALTAASVACLTIYDMCKAVDRGMEIVDVRLLHKEGGRSGVWERTPGQV, translated from the coding sequence ATGACAACCATTGAAAGCACGCCGAACCCCGAGGCCATCCCCCAGCTGGCACCCAACCTCGAGCCGCGCGACGCCTATCGCGACACGCTGACCCACGTCGACGAGAAGGGCGACGTGCGCATGGTCGACGTGTCCGACAAGGCCGTGACGAAGCGCGTCGCCGTGGCAGAGGGGTCCATCCTCATGCATCCCGAGACGCAGGCCATGGTGCTGGAAGATCGCGCCAAGAAGGGCGACGTCCTCGCCTGTGCCCGCGTGGCCGGCGTCATGGCCGCCAAGCGCACGAGCGACCTCATCCCGATGTGTCACCCGCTGCCCATCACGAAGGCCAAGGTGGAGATCGAGCCCATCCCTGCCCGCAACGATGCCGAACACGCCGTCGAGAACGGCTGGGCCCCGGCGCGCGCCGACGGGCTCGTCGGCTTCCACGTGACGACGACAACCGGCGTGACTGGCGTGACGGGCATCGAGATGGAGGCGCTCACGGCGGCGAGCGTGGCATGCCTTACGATCTACGACATGTGCAAGGCCGTCGACCGTGGCATGGAGATCGTCGACGTTCGTCTGCTGCACAAGGAAGGCGGTCGCTCCGGCGTCTGGGAGCGCACGCCCGGCCAGGTGTAG
- a CDS encoding DUF559 domain-containing protein, with amino-acid sequence MKTTMDICLSHESALEMWRDIDLIDDPTIDVRTAEVRFNRNPLRAPLIMPTRALAVSRLPFGLVGASLPLHVLVGSASVRNRVPDLACHVCSKALPGGSFIHLGNRAYSCTPPLVLAQLAPSISEVRLFCLALEMCGSYVVTRGERGFRSRPQLVDVERLVAYAQKNRGIYGMGAVCKALDHALNGSASPMETAVSALMCLPCRLGGFGLPKPLLNQRIELEGQALSASGGRSYVPDLYWPKQKVALEYDGAEYHSSDAQIAHDQRRRNILASLGITVLVMRKEQLHNEQELILIAQTIARHLGVRFRPRANGWRWLNRDLRRELLSPQA; translated from the coding sequence ATGAAGACGACCATGGACATATGCCTCAGTCACGAGTCCGCCCTAGAAATGTGGCGCGACATCGACCTCATCGATGACCCCACGATCGATGTGCGCACGGCCGAGGTACGTTTCAACCGCAATCCCTTGCGAGCGCCCCTCATCATGCCCACCCGCGCCCTTGCGGTGTCCCGACTTCCTTTTGGACTCGTAGGGGCATCCCTTCCCCTTCATGTTCTGGTGGGAAGCGCCTCAGTGCGCAATCGGGTACCAGACCTTGCCTGTCACGTCTGCTCGAAAGCACTCCCAGGTGGGTCGTTTATCCACCTCGGAAATCGAGCGTATTCCTGTACTCCCCCGCTCGTTCTCGCCCAGCTCGCTCCTTCGATATCAGAAGTGAGACTTTTTTGTCTCGCCCTTGAAATGTGCGGGAGCTACGTAGTGACTCGCGGCGAGCGAGGCTTTCGATCGCGCCCGCAGCTCGTCGATGTTGAGCGTCTCGTTGCCTATGCGCAAAAGAACCGCGGGATCTATGGGATGGGCGCCGTCTGCAAGGCACTCGACCACGCGTTGAACGGATCTGCATCACCCATGGAAACAGCCGTGTCGGCGCTGATGTGCCTACCGTGTCGGCTGGGAGGGTTTGGACTGCCGAAGCCACTGTTAAACCAGAGGATCGAATTAGAAGGCCAAGCGCTCAGTGCATCAGGCGGGCGATCATACGTCCCCGATCTCTACTGGCCCAAGCAGAAGGTAGCTCTCGAATACGATGGCGCGGAGTATCACTCCTCAGACGCCCAGATCGCCCATGACCAGAGACGTCGCAACATCCTCGCATCGCTCGGCATCACCGTACTCGTCATGAGAAAAGAGCAGCTTCACAACGAGCAGGAGCTCATCCTCATCGCGCAGACCATCGCTCGACATCTCGGCGTCCGCTTTAGGCCGCGAGCAAACGGCTGGCGTTGGCTCAATCGCGACCTGAGAAGGGAACTTCTCTCGCCTCAGGCATAG
- a CDS encoding ATP-binding cassette domain-containing protein, which translates to MSLHIDIVKRFPAFDLAVQLDADNEVMGLLGALGCGKSVTLRSVAGLVTPDEGRIVVNGEVLFDSAAHINLKPQQRRTAMLFQNYQLFPNMSVVANVEAGMDRHLSRSARREQAMRYLEMFGLTGFADRYPMRLSGGQQQRVALARMLAARPSILMFDEPFSALDAHLKSALEQSMLDTFDDIDATILYVSHDIDEALRFCDRIAVMDRGEITQIADGRELVHAPASLAAIRLSGCKNTSRARKVGEGRVEATDWGMIFSVPGDIPDDVAYLGIRAFYIHEAGSESLPSDADGEECFFDPGANFFDLHVHRVSDARFERTVMLDTPAGDPAHRIQWKVDTLNVPEGTRLPEAGDMLRLEFDSRNLYLVRR; encoded by the coding sequence ATGAGCCTGCACATCGACATCGTCAAGCGCTTCCCTGCGTTCGACCTGGCCGTTCAGCTTGATGCCGACAACGAGGTCATGGGCCTGCTCGGCGCCTTGGGCTGCGGCAAGAGCGTGACGCTGCGCAGCGTGGCCGGCCTCGTGACGCCTGACGAGGGGCGCATCGTCGTCAACGGCGAGGTGCTGTTCGACTCGGCGGCGCACATCAACCTTAAGCCGCAGCAGCGCCGCACGGCCATGCTGTTTCAGAACTACCAGCTCTTCCCCAACATGAGCGTCGTCGCCAACGTCGAGGCGGGCATGGACCGGCATCTCTCGCGCTCCGCGCGCCGCGAGCAGGCCATGCGCTACCTAGAGATGTTCGGCCTGACGGGCTTTGCCGACCGCTACCCGATGCGTCTGTCCGGTGGTCAGCAGCAGCGCGTTGCCCTGGCTCGCATGCTGGCAGCACGCCCGAGCATCCTGATGTTCGACGAGCCGTTCTCGGCGCTCGACGCCCACCTCAAGAGCGCACTCGAGCAGAGCATGCTCGACACGTTCGACGACATCGACGCGACGATCCTATACGTGTCACACGACATCGACGAGGCGCTGCGCTTCTGCGATCGCATCGCCGTCATGGACCGCGGCGAGATCACGCAGATCGCGGATGGTCGCGAGCTCGTGCACGCGCCAGCGTCTCTCGCCGCCATTCGCCTGTCAGGCTGTAAGAACACGTCGCGGGCGCGCAAGGTGGGGGAGGGCCGCGTCGAAGCGACCGACTGGGGCATGATATTCAGCGTGCCAGGCGACATTCCTGATGACGTAGCCTATCTGGGCATCCGCGCGTTCTACATCCACGAGGCGGGATCGGAGTCTCTTCCGTCCGACGCCGACGGGGAGGAATGCTTCTTTGATCCGGGTGCCAACTTCTTCGACCTGCACGTTCATCGCGTGAGCGACGCGCGCTTTGAGCGCACGGTCATGCTCGACACGCCTGCTGGCGATCCCGCGCATCGCATCCAGTGGAAGGTGGACACGCTCAACGTCCCCGAAGGAACACGCTTGCCTGAGGCCGGCGATATGCTGCGGCTCGAGTTCGACTCACGAAACCTCTACCTCGTGCGCCGCTGA
- the modB gene encoding molybdate ABC transporter permease subunit, producing the protein MPTALLEPASAPRRARLCVLVLFALAWALCLCLALPSPALGDDSGREQELVEGSAADTAAGLGINDFGRLNKGTGRAYEGQDFGYRFPVNDPTAVVAFVMSDEIVVFVPSDAAQAAGFDASDTADVSALTSMFASLDEQFSNGGSLMGEVGVEPVVVVGESSYTSGARTYQVNVEIGDGYTYATITRSDDIAPKEGLVCLDYGHLVALEGVATQDVPTWWEELGAFLAGIDYRPLWVSLKTSAAALVVVFVLGLLAAWKSIGVKSRWKGVVDSLFTIPMVLPPTVCGFLLLLAFGNSTEFGRWLMAHGIELVFSWPAAVIAATVVSFPLMYRTARGAFEALDPNMLDAARTLGWSNLRIFLRLMVPLAWPSIAAGTVLAFARAMGEFGATLFVAGNYAGITQTMPIAIYFQWMGGNTDVALFWVVVVIIISFLVILLINVYSSHSQRYRSSGRLTRSERKQIERERAQRGELHAGAGHVPETTTSSASASKSEEGSR; encoded by the coding sequence ATGCCCACCGCTCTCCTCGAACCAGCCTCTGCGCCCAGACGTGCCCGCCTGTGCGTCCTCGTCCTGTTTGCCCTGGCGTGGGCGCTGTGCCTCTGCCTTGCGCTTCCGTCCCCAGCTCTGGGCGACGACTCCGGCCGTGAGCAAGAGCTCGTCGAGGGCTCGGCCGCCGACACGGCCGCGGGCCTGGGCATCAACGACTTTGGGCGCCTGAACAAGGGTACGGGGCGCGCCTACGAGGGCCAGGACTTCGGCTATCGCTTCCCGGTGAACGACCCAACGGCGGTCGTCGCGTTTGTCATGTCGGACGAGATCGTCGTGTTCGTGCCGAGCGATGCTGCCCAGGCTGCGGGCTTCGACGCCTCTGACACGGCGGACGTCTCGGCGCTCACGTCGATGTTCGCGAGCCTTGACGAGCAGTTCTCCAACGGCGGCTCGCTCATGGGCGAGGTCGGCGTCGAGCCCGTGGTTGTCGTGGGGGAGAGCTCCTACACGTCGGGCGCACGCACGTACCAGGTCAACGTCGAGATCGGCGACGGCTACACCTACGCCACGATCACGCGCTCCGACGACATCGCGCCTAAGGAGGGCCTCGTCTGTCTCGACTACGGCCACCTCGTCGCGCTCGAGGGCGTGGCGACGCAGGACGTGCCCACGTGGTGGGAGGAGCTCGGCGCCTTCCTTGCGGGCATCGACTACCGTCCACTCTGGGTGTCGCTCAAGACATCGGCCGCTGCGCTCGTCGTCGTGTTCGTGCTGGGCCTGCTGGCGGCGTGGAAGTCCATCGGCGTCAAGAGCCGCTGGAAGGGCGTCGTCGACTCCCTGTTCACAATTCCCATGGTGCTACCGCCCACAGTGTGCGGCTTCTTGCTGCTGTTGGCGTTCGGTAACTCGACGGAGTTTGGCCGCTGGCTCATGGCACACGGCATCGAGCTCGTGTTCTCGTGGCCGGCCGCTGTCATCGCCGCGACGGTCGTGTCGTTCCCGCTCATGTACCGTACGGCCCGCGGAGCGTTCGAGGCGCTCGACCCCAACATGCTTGACGCTGCTCGCACGCTAGGCTGGTCGAACCTGCGCATCTTCCTGCGCCTCATGGTGCCGCTGGCCTGGCCTTCCATTGCCGCCGGAACCGTGCTCGCCTTCGCGCGCGCCATGGGCGAGTTCGGCGCGACGCTGTTCGTGGCCGGCAACTACGCGGGAATCACGCAGACGATGCCCATCGCCATCTATTTCCAGTGGATGGGTGGCAACACGGACGTGGCGCTGTTCTGGGTCGTCGTCGTGATCATCATCTCGTTCCTCGTCATCCTGCTCATCAACGTGTACTCGAGCCACTCGCAGCGCTATCGCTCCTCAGGTCGCCTGACGCGCTCCGAGCGCAAGCAGATCGAGCGCGAGCGGGCGCAGCGCGGTGAGCTGCACGCGGGCGCCGGGCATGTCCCTGAGACCACAACGTCTTCTGCTTCTGCGAGCAAGAGCGAGGAGGGCTCCCGATGA